TCTCATCCCACAGGCTTTGACTATTAACGACTGCCTGCAAGAAGGAAGGCGCCGTAAACAGATCCTCAAGTGCCAGCGCACCGAGTAAAGATCTTTGGTATAATGTCATACTCACCTGTAGCTGGACTTCTCGCTTTTTGCTCGCCATTTATCCACTGTCACAcgagaaaaaagggaagaaaaatagaaaatgtttaagaGGAAATGTAAGTGAAGCTACTCTTTATGAATTCAAGAGGCATCGTAATGGACTGCACACATTTTCTCTCGGCAGTATTGGATTATACACTCCTCTTTTCTGGGGAGAGAGGAGCAACGCCCCTAAAAGCTTCCTCAGGCTGGGCTCACGCTAACTGGGTGCGTCAGCCATACTGTCTTACTCTCCCAGTAACCCTGAGGCAAGGTAAGAATGGGAGGAGGTACAGTTCCTTAAAAGAGCTCTGTTTCCACCTAGTATTATGGAGTATTCTCTCCATTTTCATTTGCACACGTGTTGATTGCCTATGACCAGGCTCATGGATCCCTCTCCAGGGAGGTTTAAGTTTCAGGACGGGACCACTAGGGTGTTCTTGGGCAGAACATAAGCTTTCCGCGGCGTGAACCCAGTGAGGCCCCAAAGCCCCCCATTCTGTAGTGTTAGGGACGCCCAGTGTGTGACAGTAGAACCAGCACAAAACAAAGGAGTGGCCCGGCACAAGGAAACCACATCCCAGCGAACGGTGCCGGATTCTCCAACAAGCCTTACACAGAACAGAACCTCCTCTACAGCTACACGGGTACGTGTATAAGAAGGGGAAGAACAGTCCTGGGGACTCCAGTCCAGCCCCCTGGACGGGGCCCGTGGCCTTTGTGAGCACAGATCCGGCAAGTCCGGGTACCTGGGCGCAGATCAGGTGCCCAGCTCCGGGGAGCTCTCAGGCGGCGCTGCTCCAGCAGCAGACGCCGAAGAGGACTGCGGGACCGCCCCACAGGAGGCGGGGCCAACGTCTGCGCCGCCCCCTCGGCGCCCCGAGCCTGGCCCTCCCCCGTGGGGGCGGTGTCTCGTGGCTCCCGGGACTGCGCGCAGGCGCTGGGCGGCTAGGTGCGCTCGCTTTGGAACCGCCGGATTCCTGCGCTTCCCGCGGTATGACCCCTGCCCCGGTGGCACTGCGCCTGCCCGCCCAGTCCCGGGCAGCGCCTTCTGCTGCAGGTAAGCTTACCTCCTGCAGGTTTGATCGCAGCTAACCCGGGCTCCACCCCACCGTGGGACCAGATTTACAGCATAAAATTTATGCTCCTCAGATTGGAGTGGAAGACTCTCTGAAGCCCAGCCTCAGCCCGTCTCCAACGTCTGCACCTTTCCTggctcttctctt
The genomic region above belongs to Suricata suricatta isolate VVHF042 chromosome 2, meerkat_22Aug2017_6uvM2_HiC, whole genome shotgun sequence and contains:
- the LOC115275069 gene encoding uncharacterized protein LOC115275069 produces the protein MDCTHFLSAVLDYTLLFSGERGATPLKASSGWAHANWLHGYVYKKGKNSPGDSSPAPWTGPVAFVSTDPASPGTWAQIRCPAPGSSQAALLQQQTPKRTAGPPHRRRGQRLRRPLGAPSLALPRGGGVSWLPGLRAGAGRLGALALEPPDSCASRGMTPAPVALRLPAQSRAAPSAAALLSSLALKTGKRKAKPPGGIGTALPSPPACPDHPDKFELNS